In the genome of Noviherbaspirillum saxi, the window CTCGATGCGCAGCACCGGCACGTTCATCGCGCCATCCGATGTCGACAGCACCGCGCCGCCGGCCTGGGCGATGCGCGCCTTCAGATGCTGCTGCAGCAATTGCGCCGGTGGCATGGTCCAGCGCGCCTGCGCATACGGGCGCGGCTGCTGCTCGTTCGCATAGTTAAGTCGGTAAAACATCGTCGGCCGGTCCAGCCAATTCGGCACGCCGATTTCCGCCACGCTGATCGCGGGCAGTGCAGGCAAGGCCGGCGTTGCAGTTTGCGTGCGCAGCGGGCCAAGATCATACAGTGCGGGCGAGTCCGGCCGGCCGACCGAGGAGCAGCCGGCCGCCACCACGGCGGCTGCCAGAAGCACTGCAGGCAAGCAAGCCGAGCGCGTTCGCATGGAATTGATTGTCATGGTCGGTTTTCCCTATTTCGATGGCGGTGCGAAGCCGTCTTCGCCCGGTCCCGGCGCGACGATCGAGGAGCCGAACAGCACGCTTTGCGGCCGCTCGCTCAGATTGTCGAGCGTGCGGTTCAGCGCCCGCAAGGACGAGCGCGCATCGTTGGCAAGCGGCAGAGTTTCGTGCTCAAGTTTGTCGGCAACCGCACCGACCTGCTCGATGCTGCCGCTAATGCGTTCGAGCGCGCCGTGCGGCCCCTGCAGGCCGGTCGCCAGTCCATTCAGGCTGCGCGTCAGGTTGCCCGCATCCTTCGACAAGGTGTTGAGCGTTGCCAGCGTCTGCTGGGCTTGCGCCGTGACGGCCGGCAGGCGGTCCAGCGTCGGTTGCAGATTCTTCGGAATCGTTTCGAGCGCGGTGGCTGCCTTGCTCACATTGTCGAAGGCGCCCAGGATCGCTTTCTGGCTGGCCGGGTCAAGCATGGTGTTGATGCGCTTGGCCACTTCTTCGGTTTGCTGCAGGATCGCGAGGCCGCGGTTCTGTAATTCATCGAACAGGCTGGGGCGCATTTCTATGCGGGCAACCTGTTGCGGACTGCTTGGCACGCGCACCGGGCGGCTGCCATCATCATCGAGCTGTACATAGGCGATGCCGGTCACGCCCTGGTAGCCGAGCGTGGCAAAAGTCGATTGCGTGATCGGCGTATCGGGCCGCACGCTGATCTGCACCAGGATTTGTCCCGGCACCTTGGGATCGAAGGCGATTTCGTCGACCTTGCCGACATCGAGGCCGCGATAGCGTACATCCGCTTGCGGATTGAGGCCGGGGATCGATAGCTTTGTCGCGATCTGGTACGGCACCCATTCCACCCGATCGCGGTTGAACCAGAGGCCGAGCAGGATCGCGGCCGCCAGCAATACCAGCGTGAACACGCCTGCGACCAATGCATGCGACTTGTTTTCCATAAGCGCTTTCCTATTCCTTCTCGCGTAATACCTCGAGCGCGCGCTGACCGCGTTCGCCGAGGAAAAAATGGTGGATGAACGGATGCGGCAGCGCGATGACTTCCTCGGGCGGACCCATCGCGATCACGCGCTTGTCGGCCAGGACCGCGATCTGCGTCGACAGCGCAAACAGCGTATCGAGGTCATGCGTGACCATCACCACCGTCAAGCGCATCTGCCGGTGCAGGCCGCTGATCAGCGACACGAAACTTTCCGACCGATCCGGATCGAGGCCCGCGGTCGGTTCGTCGAGGAACAGCAGTTCCGGCTCCAGCGCCAGTGCGCGTGCCAGCGCCACGCGCTTGATCATGCCGCCCGACAGGTCGGCCGGCATCTTCAATGCATCGTTTGGCGTGATGCCGACCATGTTCAGCTTGAGCAGCGCCGCGTCGCGAATCAGGTCTTCCGGCAGCGCGCGCAATTCGCGCATCGGTTGCGCGACATTGTCGAATGCGGTTAGCGCAGAAAACAGGGCGCCATGCTGGAACAGCATGCCCCAGCGGTTGCGCAACTGCTGACGGCGCGCGGTATCGCAGTCGTTGATGTCTTCGCCAAAGATGCGCACCGTGCCGCGTGCCGGCTTTTCGAGCCCCAGCATCTGCCGCAGCAGCGTGGTCTTGCCCGAACCCGAGCCGCCGACCAGCGACACGATTTCCCCAGCGCGAATTTCCAGGTTCAGGTCTTGATGGACCACGAAATCGTCGAACTGCGTGCGCAGATTGCTGATCTGGATCACCGGTACCGCCATCAGTAGAACCCCACTCCCTTGAAAACGATTGCAAACACCGCATCGGCCAGAATCACCACCGTGATCGCGGTCACCACCGACAAGGTCGTGCCCTGGCCCAGGCTTTCCGTGTTGGGCTTGATGCGCAAACCGAAGTGGCAGGCGACCAGTGCGATCAGGCTGCCGAAGACAATGCCCTTGCCAATGCCTATCCAATAATTGGCTGGCGGCACCGCATTCGGCAATTCCTGAAGAAAGTAATGCGCCGACAAGCCGAGTTCCAGCTGCGCGGCCGCCATGCCGCCCGCCAGCGCCACCGCATCGGTCCAGATCACCAGCAGCGGCATGCAGATGGCAAGCGCAATCACTTTCGGCAAAATCAGGCGGAAGCCATGCGGCATGCCCATCACGAGCATGGCATCGAGTTCTTCGGTGACACGCATGACGCCCAGTTGCGCGGTGATCGCCGAACCGGAACGGCCGGCAACAAGAATTGCCGCGAGCAGCGGGCCAAGCTCGCGGATGATGCTCATGCCGAGAATATTGACCAGGTAGATATCGCCGCCGAAGGTATGCAGTTGCTGTGCCGACAGATAGGACAGCACCACCCCGATCAAAAATCCTACTAGTGCGGTGATCCCCAATGCCTGATAACCGATATGGAAGATATTCGAGGAAATTTCTTTCCATGGACCACGTTGCGGCCGCATCGCAAAGGTGCCGAGATCGAGTACGAGTTGGCCGATCAATGCGACAAATCCCAGTGTGTGCCCGGTGAACTTGTGCAATGCGCGGTGCAGGCTAGCACCGGTATACCAGCGCTGGTGCGACGCTCTGGGCAAGCTGAGTGTGCCGGCCTGTTCGATGCGCGCAAAAATGTCTTCATGCGCGGGCGCGACGACCAGCATGCCAGGCCGTCGGCGGCCCCAGGCATTCCACAGCAATTGCGCGCCGATATGGTCGAGCGCTTCGACGCCGGACAAATCCCAGGCGATGCCGGACTTGCCCGCAGTCTTGCGCAGCAAAGCTTCCAGTTCGTTCATGACGGATTGGCGGGCCAAGGCGTGAACCTGCCAGATACCGGTCGCTACGGCGCGTGGCGGATGTTCCTGACTGATTTGCAATGCAGGGGCTTGTTGATTTGGCATCGCGTTAGTGTAATGGAGAAAGCCGATGGTGGCATTGGCGCTGCTCATTTGGAAAGCATGTCAATCAAGAATGCCTTGAGTTGCCCCAAAGCACCTTGACAGGCATTTCAGGATGGCATGCCGTTACAATGGCGGGATGACAGCTTCTCTCACTTCCGACCAGATCACCGCCCTGTGCCGGCCTGCGGCCCAACCGGTTCTAGTGCGCATCGTTGATGAAACCGGGTCCACCAACGCGGATCTGCTTGCCGCCCTCCCGGCGCTGACTGGTCCGACATTATTGCTCGCCAGACACCAGACCGCAGGACGGGGGCGCGCCGGCCGCGACTGGCATTCTGCTCAGGGCAAATCGCTGACCTTCTCGCTCGCCTGGAAATTCGGCTTGCCGGTGCAATCGCTGCTCGGGCTGCCGCTCGCGGTCGGTGTTGCGCTTGCGCAAAGCCTTGCCATGTTCGGCATCGAAGCCAAACTGAAATGGCCAAACGATGTCTTGCATAATGGCCGCAAGCTGGCCGGCATTTTGATCGAATCGGCAAGCGCAGGCAGCACGCCGCATGACGCGAGCTGGGCCGTGATCGGCATCGGCATCAACATGGCGATGGATGACAACATGGCAACGCAGATCGGGCGCCCCGTCGCCAGCATTCCCTGGATGACCGACCTCGATCAGAACATGTTGATGGCGACCCTGCTCAGCGGATTGGCGGAAGCGCTGGTCCAGTTCGAATTTGAAGGCCTGGGCGCCTTTACGCAGCGCTGGAACGACTTGCATGCCTATGCGGGGCAGGTTGTGACGATCATCGATCGCGGCCAGACGCTGCATGAAGGCATCGGTGCGGGGGTCGATGGCATCGGGCGCTTCTTGATCGATACGCCCGCTGGACGGGTTGCGGTGATGGCGGGCGATGTTTCACTGCGAGCGAAAGAGGCATGACATGCTGCTGCTGATCGATGCGGGAAATACCCGGGTGAAATGGGCGCTGGTGCCGAGCGGCGCACGCGGCGGCGCTGCGCTCGGACGCTGGACCGCTTCCGGCATGGTGGACCATGCACAGGTGCGGCAGCTGGGCGATGCCTGGCGCGGCCAGCATATCGTACGCGTACTGATCTCCAACGTCGCCGGTCAAGGCATGCGCGATACGCTTGAACAGGTCTTGCTCGGCGCGCTGGGCATGCAGCCGGTGCCGCTGGAATGGTTTGCGTCTGCGCCGTCGCTGGCCGGCATCACCAACCGGTATCGGACGCCGACCCAACTCGGATGCGACCGCTTTGCGTCGGTGATCGGGGCGCATGCATTTTTTCCCGGCAAGGCGCTGATCGTCGCCACCTGCGGCACTGCCACCACGGTCGATGCGGTAAGCGCGGATGGCGTTTTCCTGGGTGGCATGATTCTGCCCGGACTCGGCCTGATGGCAAGTTCACTGGCGCGCAATACCGCGCAATTGCCGCAAGTCGCCGAAACCATGCGCGTATCCGAACCCTTTGCCGATCATACCGATGCCGCCATCATCAGCGGCTGCCTTGCGGCGCAGGCAGGGGCGATCGAGCGGGCAGTGGCCGCGCATGCACGCAGCCATGGCGAGGTGCAATGCGTACTGTCCGGCGGCGCCGCGGCATTGATCGCCCCCCATCTTTCCTGTTCGCCGGCACCCGTCGACAATCTCGTGCTGATCGGTTTGCATCACGCAGTGATGAATACAACATGCTGAAATTTATTTTCTGGTCACTGGTGCTGGCCAACGGCGCGCTGTTGGCCTATCAACAGGGCTACTTCGAATCCTTTGTCTTCAGCGGGCATGAGCCTGCGCGCATCAAAAACCAGCTCAATCCCGACAAGCTCAAGCTGATTCCCGCGCCGGATGCAAAACCGGCCGCAGCCGCTCCCGCCGCAGTCATTTCCACTGTGGCGACCGCTGATGCCGCAGCGAGGAAAGCAGCGGCGGTGGCTTGCCTGGAAATCGGCAATTTCAATGTCGATGAGGCACGCAATTTCACGGGCCAGCTTGCCGCGCTGACCTTGGGGGAGCGCATCTCGCAGCGCCCGGTGCAGGAAGTTGCCACGCACATGGTGTACATACCGCCGCAAGCGGACAAGGAAGCGGCCGAGAAAAAGGCGGGCGAACTGCGCCGGCTTGGCGTCAACGAGTTCTACATCATCCAGGACAATTCGGCGCTGCGCTGGGGTATTTCTCTCGGCGTGTTTCGGATGGAAGAAGCGGCACGCGCGCATCTGGCCAGCATGAGCCAGAAGGGCGTGCGCAGCGCCCGCATCGGACAGCGGACGGTGACATCGTCCATGGTCGCGTTTCAGCTGCGCGACCTGGATGAAAACGCAAAGGCCGAGGTGGAGAAAATCAAGACCGGATTCGTCAAGCAGGATATTCGGCGGTGCGAGGCGGCGTAATATCAATCCCGCCTCGATCATTCGGACGATCTACAGTAATTAGAGCAGATTGCGCTGTTCCACCAGCTGACCGCCGATGGATTGGTAAATCACCACGGTGCCATCCTTGATATCGCCTTTCTCATCGAACTCGATCGAGCCCTGGATCTTTCCTGAGAACGAACCCTTGGCCAGCGTAGGCAGGTATTCCTTCGGATCAATCGAGCCGGCCTGCTGCATCGCCTGCGCCAGGATATGGATGCCGTCGTAGGACAGCGTCGAATAAGCCCCAGGCGCGCCATACTTGCTCTTATAGATATCCGTGAACGCAATGCCGGAGGACAGCCATGACGGCGGCACACCCGCGATCGTGCAGTAGTAGTTGCTGTTCGCCGTGCCGCCGGCTGCCTTGAGGGTCGACGCATCGCACATCGCGTCAGCGCCCACGAACCGGGCGGTCGATCCGGCTGCGCGCAGCGCTTTCAGCAGCGGTACGCCGGCTGCTTCGTCACCGCCGAAAAACACCGTGTCGGCCTGCGCATCGGTGATTTTCTTTACCAGGGCTGCATAATCTGCGCTCTTCGGATCGACATTGTCGCGCGACGCCTTGAGCGTCGCGCTCTTGACCATGCGCTCGACTTCGTCGGCGATGCCGAGTCCGAAGGTGGTGCGGTCGTCGACGATGTACAGCGATTTCGCCTTCAGCTTTTCGCCGATCAGGCGGGCGAGGGTCGCGCCTTGCTGGATATCGTCGGCCGTGATGCGAAACGCGGTTTTGAGTCCCATGCGCGTGTATTTCGGATTGGTCGAGGCCGAAAGCTGCGGAATTCCCGCGCCGGCATAGAGCGGCGCGGCGGCGATCGACACGCCGGAGTTGAAGTGCCCGAACACGGCGACCACGCCGCTGTCGATCAGCTTTTGCGCGGCAAGCTTGCCTTCGTCGGGCGACGCCTTGTCGTCCTCGACCACCAGTTCAAAGCGAGCCCGCTTGCCGCGAATGGAGAAATAATCGGAATTGAGTTCATCGACCGCGACTTGCGCGCCGTTGGCAATATCCTTGCCGTACTGGGCAAGCGGGCCGGACATGGGCGCGACGACGCCAATCTTGACCGACACCTGCCGGCTGCAGGCACCAAGGAACAAGATGGCGGCGCCAAGCAATATCAGGTGATGCAATCGTTTCATCTCTGCTCCCATGGTGGATTTCGCGATTCCATCATAGGACGGTCAAATGAGGATTTTGTTTTGTCTTTCGGCAAGTTACCTGGGGAAGATTTGGCGCCGGGAAATAAAAGGGCAATAATGTTGCAATGCGCTTAAAGCATCGAGATGCGTATCTGCTATAGCGCGTTCCGGGTAGTCAACCCGTTTTTGAATGGTCCTTTTGCTGCATGGCGATCCGTTCGCTCAGGCATTTCCGGCACAAGCAAGTCGCTGCCTTCGCGTCATCTTGCAGATAGGCGCTTTGGGACAAGGCCGGCAATTGCGTACACCAGCAAGCCTCTTCCGGCGTGGCATCCACCATGCCGCATGTAAACGATATACCGCACTTGCTGCAGGTGCTCATCGCGGCGGCCTTTCATTGTCATTGTCGGACGGTACCAGGTCGCGCATCGCGCGCCTGAGCAATTGCATCTGCCCGCTGAAGTTGCGGCAGGCGGCGCACACCAGCAGATGCATGTGCATCCGTGCGCGTTCGACCAGAGACAACTCCCGGTCCATGGCTTCAGAAGCCAGTTGGTGGACTTCCCTGCAGTTGGGTTTGATTGACATCGGTTATTCCTTTAGGGCCGGTTGCCGAACCAGTTCAAATCCAGGCATTCGCGCAATTGCACGCGCGCACGGTACAGCATGACCCATGCATTAGACGTCGTGATGCCGAGTTCCTTACAGATTTCTGCGGTATCCAGTTCCAGCCATTCACGCATCATGAAAATCCGGGCAGTCTTGGCGGGAAGCCTTTCCAGGCAGATTTCCATTACCCGGAAAAAGTCTTTCTGTTCCAGCGTCGCTTCCGGGCTACCCCAGGCACGCGGCATTTCGACCACATGGCCGTCGGGACGGAACAGCGCATCGATGACATCCGCTTCGGATTCGCCATCGGCAGTGTTGAACTGCACTTCGCGTTTCGAGGCGCGCATCAGGTCGATGATCTTGTGCTTCAGAATGCCGGTGACATACGTCCGCAGCGATGACTGTCCGGCAAACCGGTCCGGCTTTTCCAGCACCGCGACCAGCGTTTCCTGCACCACATCCTCGGCCGCCGCTTCATTACGCAGCTGTAGCATGGCAAAGCGCACCAGCGCGGGGCGCAGGTGTTCAATATCGCGATGGAGTTCCAGTGTCATAAAAAGCAGCTTGTCATTTGGGCAAAAGCGTAAAGGAACGGGGCCGGAATTACAAGGAAGCTTCCGAGAAACGGCGGCGCTTTCCTGTAAAATCGCGAAATCGAAATTCAGGACTGACCATGACCGATATTACCAATCCTGCCGCCGATCTGAGTGCCGTTGCCCCGCAGATCAAGGCGCAAATCCTGGCCGAAGCGCTGCCCTACATTCGCAAGTTTCATGGCAAGACCATCGTCGTGAAATACGGCGGCAACGCGATGACCGAAGAGCGGCTCAAGCACGGCTTCGCGCGCGACGTGATTTTATTGAAACTGGTCGGCATGAATCCGGTCGTGGTCCATGGCGGCGGTCCCCAGATCGACAACGCGCTCAAGAAGATCGGCAAGCAGGGCACGTTCGTGCAAGGCATGCGCATCACCGATGAAGAAACCATGGAAGTGGTGGAGTGGGTGCTGGGCGGCGAAGTGCAGCAGGATATCGTCATGCTGATCAATCACTATGGCGGCCAGGCAGTCGGCCTGACCGGCAAGGATGGCGGCCTGATCCGCGCGCGCAAGTTGCAAATGCCGGACCGTGAAAATCCTGGCAAGTTTCTTGATATCGGTTTCGTCGGCGAGATCGATGCAATCAACCCGGCCGTGGTCAAGGCCTTGCAGGACGACGCCTTCATCCCGATCATTTCGCCGATCGGTTTCGGCGAAGATGGACAAGCGTACAACATCAATGCCGATGTGGTCGCGGGCAAGATTGCCGAAATCCTGAAAGCCGAAAAGCTGATCATGATGACCAATATCGCCGGCGTGCAGGACAAGCAGGGCAATCTGCTGACCGACCTGTCGGCACGCGAGATCGATGAGATGTTCGCCGACGGCACGATCTCCGGCGGCATGCTGCCGAAGATTTCATCGGCGCTGGATGCTGCCAAGTCCGGCGTCAATACCGTGCACATCATCGATGGCCGCATCGAGCATTCGCTGCTGCTCGAAGTGCTGACCGAACAGGCGTTCGGTACGATGATCCGTTCGCATTAATCTGCGATTCAACATACAAACCCTTCGCCCGCGGACCTGAACCTCTGCGGGAGAAGGTGGATTAATAGAGCTTCTCTACCTCATACCCTCGCTCGCGCAATAGTTTCGGCAAGCCGGTCTCACCCATCAGGTGCAGCAGGCCGACGCCGACAAAACTGCTTTCCTCATTGCGCAGCAAGGCTTCTATCTTGTTCGCCATTTCCGGATTGCGCCGGTCGAGCAAGACTTTTTGCAGAAAATCCGATGACGCGGTTTTTTCATTCGCCGCTTCGAGGATGAAGCGCTCGACCGCATTGCCATCGGCCCTGGACCATGCATCGATCAGTGCCTGCGCCTTGCGCAAGGCATTGCCATCGGCGAGTTCGGCGAGATTCTCGCGCAGGTACTGCTCCTGCATTGCATCGCTCATGCCGTCGTAAAGCGACATCTGATATTCGGCCGATTCCAGTTCCTGCACCGCCTTGGCATGCCCTGCCTGCGCCAGCAAAAAGCTTTCGAGCCCGTGCGAGCGGTGATAGCCGTGGCGTTCGAGATCGAGGCCGATCAGCATATTG includes:
- a CDS encoding ABC-type transport auxiliary lipoprotein family protein, with amino-acid sequence MTINSMRTRSACLPAVLLAAAVVAAGCSSVGRPDSPALYDLGPLRTQTATPALPALPAISVAEIGVPNWLDRPTMFYRLNYANEQQPRPYAQARWTMPPAQLLQQHLKARIAQAGGAVLSTSDGAMNVPVLRIEADDFTQSFSAPGQSTGQVGLRASVFKGRTLVAQRTFNREATAPSPDANGGARALAGASDAAIVDMIRWLGSLDLK
- a CDS encoding MlaD family protein; amino-acid sequence: MENKSHALVAGVFTLVLLAAAILLGLWFNRDRVEWVPYQIATKLSIPGLNPQADVRYRGLDVGKVDEIAFDPKVPGQILVQISVRPDTPITQSTFATLGYQGVTGIAYVQLDDDGSRPVRVPSSPQQVARIEMRPSLFDELQNRGLAILQQTEEVAKRINTMLDPASQKAILGAFDNVSKAATALETIPKNLQPTLDRLPAVTAQAQQTLATLNTLSKDAGNLTRSLNGLATGLQGPHGALERISGSIEQVGAVADKLEHETLPLANDARSSLRALNRTLDNLSERPQSVLFGSSIVAPGPGEDGFAPPSK
- a CDS encoding ABC transporter ATP-binding protein → MAVPVIQISNLRTQFDDFVVHQDLNLEIRAGEIVSLVGGSGSGKTTLLRQMLGLEKPARGTVRIFGEDINDCDTARRQQLRNRWGMLFQHGALFSALTAFDNVAQPMRELRALPEDLIRDAALLKLNMVGITPNDALKMPADLSGGMIKRVALARALALEPELLFLDEPTAGLDPDRSESFVSLISGLHRQMRLTVVMVTHDLDTLFALSTQIAVLADKRVIAMGPPEEVIALPHPFIHHFFLGERGQRALEVLREKE
- a CDS encoding MlaE family ABC transporter permease, encoding MPNQQAPALQISQEHPPRAVATGIWQVHALARQSVMNELEALLRKTAGKSGIAWDLSGVEALDHIGAQLLWNAWGRRRPGMLVVAPAHEDIFARIEQAGTLSLPRASHQRWYTGASLHRALHKFTGHTLGFVALIGQLVLDLGTFAMRPQRGPWKEISSNIFHIGYQALGITALVGFLIGVVLSYLSAQQLHTFGGDIYLVNILGMSIIRELGPLLAAILVAGRSGSAITAQLGVMRVTEELDAMLVMGMPHGFRLILPKVIALAICMPLLVIWTDAVALAGGMAAAQLELGLSAHYFLQELPNAVPPANYWIGIGKGIVFGSLIALVACHFGLRIKPNTESLGQGTTLSVVTAITVVILADAVFAIVFKGVGFY
- a CDS encoding biotin--[acetyl-CoA-carboxylase] ligase, producing the protein MTASLTSDQITALCRPAAQPVLVRIVDETGSTNADLLAALPALTGPTLLLARHQTAGRGRAGRDWHSAQGKSLTFSLAWKFGLPVQSLLGLPLAVGVALAQSLAMFGIEAKLKWPNDVLHNGRKLAGILIESASAGSTPHDASWAVIGIGINMAMDDNMATQIGRPVASIPWMTDLDQNMLMATLLSGLAEALVQFEFEGLGAFTQRWNDLHAYAGQVVTIIDRGQTLHEGIGAGVDGIGRFLIDTPAGRVAVMAGDVSLRAKEA
- a CDS encoding type III pantothenate kinase, yielding MLLLIDAGNTRVKWALVPSGARGGAALGRWTASGMVDHAQVRQLGDAWRGQHIVRVLISNVAGQGMRDTLEQVLLGALGMQPVPLEWFASAPSLAGITNRYRTPTQLGCDRFASVIGAHAFFPGKALIVATCGTATTVDAVSADGVFLGGMILPGLGLMASSLARNTAQLPQVAETMRVSEPFADHTDAAIISGCLAAQAGAIERAVAAHARSHGEVQCVLSGGAAALIAPHLSCSPAPVDNLVLIGLHHAVMNTTC
- a CDS encoding SPOR domain-containing protein — translated: MLKFIFWSLVLANGALLAYQQGYFESFVFSGHEPARIKNQLNPDKLKLIPAPDAKPAAAAPAAVISTVATADAAARKAAAVACLEIGNFNVDEARNFTGQLAALTLGERISQRPVQEVATHMVYIPPQADKEAAEKKAGELRRLGVNEFYIIQDNSALRWGISLGVFRMEEAARAHLASMSQKGVRSARIGQRTVTSSMVAFQLRDLDENAKAEVEKIKTGFVKQDIRRCEAA
- a CDS encoding branched-chain amino acid ABC transporter substrate-binding protein, with protein sequence MKRLHHLILLGAAILFLGACSRQVSVKIGVVAPMSGPLAQYGKDIANGAQVAVDELNSDYFSIRGKRARFELVVEDDKASPDEGKLAAQKLIDSGVVAVFGHFNSGVSIAAAPLYAGAGIPQLSASTNPKYTRMGLKTAFRITADDIQQGATLARLIGEKLKAKSLYIVDDRTTFGLGIADEVERMVKSATLKASRDNVDPKSADYAALVKKITDAQADTVFFGGDEAAGVPLLKALRAAGSTARFVGADAMCDASTLKAAGGTANSNYYCTIAGVPPSWLSSGIAFTDIYKSKYGAPGAYSTLSYDGIHILAQAMQQAGSIDPKEYLPTLAKGSFSGKIQGSIEFDEKGDIKDGTVVIYQSIGGQLVEQRNLL
- a CDS encoding cysteine-rich CWC family protein, whose product is MSTCSKCGISFTCGMVDATPEEACWCTQLPALSQSAYLQDDAKAATCLCRKCLSERIAMQQKDHSKTG
- a CDS encoding zf-HC2 domain-containing protein, translating into MSIKPNCREVHQLASEAMDRELSLVERARMHMHLLVCAACRNFSGQMQLLRRAMRDLVPSDNDNERPPR
- a CDS encoding sigma-70 family RNA polymerase sigma factor, which translates into the protein MTLELHRDIEHLRPALVRFAMLQLRNEAAAEDVVQETLVAVLEKPDRFAGQSSLRTYVTGILKHKIIDLMRASKREVQFNTADGESEADVIDALFRPDGHVVEMPRAWGSPEATLEQKDFFRVMEICLERLPAKTARIFMMREWLELDTAEICKELGITTSNAWVMLYRARVQLRECLDLNWFGNRP
- the argB gene encoding acetylglutamate kinase, with the protein product MTDITNPAADLSAVAPQIKAQILAEALPYIRKFHGKTIVVKYGGNAMTEERLKHGFARDVILLKLVGMNPVVVHGGGPQIDNALKKIGKQGTFVQGMRITDEETMEVVEWVLGGEVQQDIVMLINHYGGQAVGLTGKDGGLIRARKLQMPDRENPGKFLDIGFVGEIDAINPAVVKALQDDAFIPIISPIGFGEDGQAYNINADVVAGKIAEILKAEKLIMMTNIAGVQDKQGNLLTDLSAREIDEMFADGTISGGMLPKISSALDAAKSGVNTVHIIDGRIEHSLLLEVLTEQAFGTMIRSH
- a CDS encoding TraB/GumN family protein; its protein translation is MKGRIVFLLSVVAGLMMPAAHAENNATAAASAQAALAATGMSDAPQRGSLYRIRHHGNIAWLFGTIHVGKPAFYPLEQEVTTALQRAGKLVLEIDIRDNGPFQRALHAHGMYPSDDGIEGHLSAESLASLRKALEQHGISLDSVRRFKPWLLANMLIGLDLERHGYHRSHGLESFLLAQAGHAKAVQELESAEYQMSLYDGMSDAMQEQYLRENLAELADGNALRKAQALIDAWSRADGNAVERFILEAANEKTASSDFLQKVLLDRRNPEMANKIEALLRNEESSFVGVGLLHLMGETGLPKLLRERGYEVEKLY